Below is a genomic region from Prunus persica cultivar Lovell chromosome G3, Prunus_persica_NCBIv2, whole genome shotgun sequence.
GTCATAAAGCATGTAAATTACTTCCACCGGATACTATCATATTGCTGCAGTTGCAGTTTGATGCTACTAAGCAGTTGCAAACTTGCAATGATCACtacatttaaaattttcttccttccccTTGCTTGCAAGTATCAAGCAGAAATATTAGGCTCACAGGCCAAAACTCTTAATGTAAACTTAGCCTGCATAAGCAGTGAATCTATCAAAACCATGATCTATACATTATTATATTTCCAAAACAAGGAGCAGGGTGGCAAAATTCAGGTACACACCTAATATAAAGAGTTAATACATGCTACCATTAAACTGATATGTACCTTGGATTTGGATTGCCTTTTACTAACTTCTGCCCATATTTGCGCCACCTGTAGCCATCATTCACTATATCAGCCTCACTCATAGTCTGAACAACAACACGCGGTTCACCAGCTGGCTTATCCACCGGAATTGAGTTGCCATTAtgcttttccttcttcctgttttttttttttttttttttccagaatgGCAGTTAAACAAAGGTGAATACCATATACCACTACACACGAAAATCCAAAATAGCTAAGAATGAACATACTGTCTTTTTGAGTCTGGATCACCATCTCTGGTTCTATTTGATTGAGAGAGCACTCTCTGCACACCTTCATTATCTGCAACGGTTGATAGCTGAGAGGGATCCACTGGCTCAATCTGGTTAGATGTGTGGCCATGCACATCCGATGGTTTGCCTTCAAATACAAGGTcatcaaataaaaatcaaacaagaTTGGGTACTGTAACCAGAACTAGATAATAACTAAGTTTCATTCTCACCTTCGACACCAGTTAACAAAAGCTCTTCTGGTCTTTCTTCGACAATGGACACGAGAAAACTAACAGCTACAGGGACGCTAACTTGAGCTTTAGGATGTCCATGCTCACCAAAGTAAACAGTATCTGTTATCTGCCCATTATGTGTGCGCTCCACTTGCCTCTTCACTGGACATTTTGGATGCGTACATCTGTAGTAACTTCTTACATATGCATTTCCCTTAACAAGTTTCTGGCCGTATTTTCTCCAGTGATAACCATCCTCTAACCCTCTCTCTCGTGCTGTAGATGGAGTGCTTCCTTCTTGACCAGATCGCAAGACAAGGGCAGAGGTTTCAGGGGTTTGTGGTGCTTTCTCAGATGTTAAAGACGTAACACTTCCTTCTTGATTTGATTGAGATGCAGTACCAACACCATCAGGCAGCTGTAACGATTTCTCAGGTATTAGAGACTGAACATTTCCTCTATGATCTGATTGCAGGGGACAGATCCCATTATCAGGATTTTGATGTGGAGCATGAATTTCACTATTTGAACTCTCTTTCTTCGGTACTATATCAGAGGCAATTTTATCTGTCCCAGGTTCCCCTAGAGAAATCATGTGAGCTTGATTCTTGTATCAGATACAGAAGAGCCTGCACTTCAACTCACGGTGCCATCATCACAATTGACCTCGGCCTCAAAAAGATGCACATACCACAAGTTGTTCAACTCTGATCATGGAAAGTAAGGACACGAATGGCGGTCAGGACTTCCTAGCTTCAGAACAGATCAGAACAGTCATAAGGTCATGTCCCAAGacctaattttatttgaacaaaGATCATGAACAGCACAATTGTATGGTTTTCAGGggaaacaaaattaatgaaagcGGACTCTCCTATCAATGTGAAGGGATGTGCACATATATGCATATTTGTGCGTGGGTGCTCGGGTGTATACACGAATATATACTGTTTCAATTTGGTTTGAGCGTATTATTAAAGTAGTAGTAGAAGCAGTACTGGTActtatatttcaaaatttgccactttttagaagaagaaaaaaacctcAAATTTGCCAAAAGAGGCATGAGAAACCACcataaacaaaatttcaaatctttTGTTCCATCTATTACTCTtagggggaaaaaaattacCACTCAATAATTACCCAGAAATATTTTAGAATATACCCTCCATCACAGTCAAGGAGAAACAAAAAGTTGATGGCTTTAAAGAATTTAACTATTGAGTCAAACAATCCTACTACTACTAGCTCAGTTCAGGAGAAGTTTTGGGTAACTGGAAGtaaaaagatggaaaatcCAAGGACTTGGCTACCCTCTATTTTTCACACTTTCTCATCACCCAAACAAAGCATATGCTAATTAAGAGCTACAACTAcagcaaaacaataaaatttaacgacaataaaaaaaaaccaaatcacaTGAGCTCAGgtcaattatatttaaaaaatatgaaaaaagtttaaatcaaataattataataatcatctgcaaaccatctattttgaaGCTCAAATTACAAACCCTATAAATTTCGCGATCAGGTGCTCCAATTCCACGTGAAGCCGCCGGCTTTAGATTGAATCAGAGCCGTAGATCACGCCGTTGCTGGGGATTGAGCTGAAGGTAAGGAGCTGGGTGCAGTGAGAGACGACGAGTCGAAGCTCTGAGGTTTTCCAAAAGTCTAATCCGTAATACGATGAAGGGAGAAAGAGGGGGAGGAGAAATTTGCTGGCTGCGACGAGGTGCAGAGAGGAATCTTTGTTCCCTGGTTGTCTGGGGCTTTGATTGGTTATAAGCCGTTGGAATCTTTAAGCAGGGAAAGCATGCGGGCCATAGGCTGGTTCTCCTTGGACTTGGACTTTGGTTTTTGGACCGTCATAACGCCATTTCCGGTGTGTAAATAAAACCGTGGCGCTTGGCCCATTTTAAAATCACTTTGATgccaaattttatattttcttttctaacgacgttaatttaattattaattattattttaatacaagtcataatttaaattactttaaaaattaatatgatttATGGAGggagaaatttgaatttcgatGGAAGGTGGCAGGTTCACTATCATAGCCAATGACCTAACGAGAAAGATTTTATTTGAGAATATATGAGTTAAGTCAATTGATCAAGACAGTGTGTCACATGAGTTCAATTCATCTCTCTAtacatcaaaataatttagatAATAATTTGAACTTGGAATATAGCACTTGGAAGTGCTCATGTGCTTTGTGAAGAAAGCATTAACAATGTTTTTAAAGCATACGTAATGGTTGCTCAACAATTTATTTCAGTTCAGTTTAATAGTTCAATTTATTGAACTTTTTTAGTAGTTATTGAATTGAACTGCACTTTCACTTACAGTGGTGCAGTTCAATAGcttacaaattaaaaactatatctttttaaataataacataaaataaaatgaataaagttAATTACAATAAGAATTATACAATGAAAATGGTTTCAAATATATCTTTAAAAAGAGAccaattttgaatatataattttaaaaattagtaacaaaattttctttggttggtgataatattatattaacaTTTTTTATACGAATAATTTGGAAGTTGAGATTAAATGAGAATACATCAAAGCACTTCTTTTTCAGGTTATTgcataataaaattgaatatgaataaga
It encodes:
- the LOC18782207 gene encoding WRKY transcription factor 1, which gives rise to MISLGEPGTDKIASDIVPKKESSNSEIHAPHQNPDNGICPLQSDHRGNVQSLIPEKSLQLPDGVGTASQSNQEGSVTSLTSEKAPQTPETSALVLRSGQEGSTPSTARERGLEDGYHWRKYGQKLVKGNAYVRSYYRCTHPKCPVKRQVERTHNGQITDTVYFGEHGHPKAQVSVPVAVSFLVSIVEERPEELLLTGVEGKPSDVHGHTSNQIEPVDPSQLSTVADNEGVQRVLSQSNRTRDGDPDSKRQKKEKHNGNSIPVDKPAGEPRVVVQTMSEADIVNDGYRWRKYGQKLVKGNPNPRSYYRCSNPGCPVKKHVERASHDSKVVIATYEGQHDHDMPPTRTVTHNAAASNVITTARNGESGTTSDGNAVCHDTSPKHEDKPNKQLNVEPRTKSSDVAGCDMVVDSALGPERKLNEQVVGKACTTEESDAPDIIVPRANELQNGESGIKSEGNNACIDTVVHGNLCPESNSPEQKNPKAEPV